The Lactobacillus sp. ESL0680 DNA segment ACTACAAATACTAATACGCTAAAATTAGCCCATGGAGCCTATGTTTATAATAAAAAGGGTCAGCGTCTTGCTAAATACCGTGGCAGCCGGTATAACACTCATTTACGTAAAGGTACAAATGTTAGATACACTGGCTCAATTCAACCAATTGAAAAAGACAGCAAGCAATACTACTTGCTAAATGATGACAACTACAATCAATCATGGTTACCTTACAAAAAAATCAAGGGTAAATATTATTACAACATCGGTCATGGTGGCTATATTAACGCAGCTAATGTCAATGAAATTAACGGTCAACCACTTTATGTAGCAAGTACTACCGTTACAATTCACGATAAAAATAAATACGATAACTTTCCTAAAAAAGGACTATATGTTGGATCAGGATCTGATCGTATTCTTATTAAAACAGGTCAAAAAATTACAGTTGATCGTACTAGTACAATTCCTACCGGAAATTCAACATCAGTTGCTTATCGAATAGCTGGTACGACTGATACCTTTGTTATTACAAAATTTGTTAAAAATAAGCCTAGACAAAAGTTAGCTATTTACACCATCGATACTTATGTCGGCTTAAAACAAAATAGTAATGCCTATAGTATTTCATCGATCCTTAAACCGAAAATTACTAATAAAAACGTTATACTTGCCAAAAATGAAAATCTTCCCGTAATTAGAAAAATTTATGTTTGGGTACCTAAGGACAATAAAGCTGAATTATTTTATCGCTTAAATTATTACTCTCCTGAAGAATCTATTAATTACGAAAATGCAATTCAAAATCAACTGTTTTATGTTAAAGCAGCTGATGCGATTTACTTATCAGGTCCACAATTAACACCAGCCAATACTCCGGAAGAAGCTCAAGCAGACGCTAAAATTGCAACAGCAGCTGACAAACAAGATCTACAAAAATTAATTGATCAAGAAAAAACAATTACAGCTAGTTCTAACTACAAAAATGAAGACTACGTAAATACCTATAAAGCTCAATATGATGAAGCTTTAAAACAGGCTAAAGCTGTCAATTCTTCAACTTCAGTAAGCATTACTGAGGTTAAAGAAGCTGTTTGGTATTTAACTACACAACAGCAGGCTTTATTAAATGCTACAAAACCTGTCAATGGACGTGTTGAAGAAACCATGCCTGTCAACTAAATTTTTGTTTTGCCAAATTAAGTATACTTAACTTACTAAAGTGATATGTTCTGTACGTTCACATCACGTGCCGCAAGTTTGGTCGCTTGCAACATAAAAAAGACGCAAGAAAATCTTACGTCTTTAATAGCTGTATTACTTATGTAATTTGTCAATAATATCTTTGATATTGTTTAACACATCTTGAATTTTTGCAAACACAAGATACAGCATTATCAGAATGAGTAGATCACGCATACTCGTCACCTCATTAAAGAGAAGCCGGTCAACTTCTCAAGATGATGCACATTGCGTGCCTATCTATTTTACCAAACTATTTATCCATGTTATACTGTATTTATCAGAATGAAGTATCAAGCATACTTACATTACGTGCAAAGCAAGTTCGGTCACTTGCAACGTGCGGTGGCGATCCCAACAGGATCGCTTTTTTGTTATTCTCACATACCAATAATTCCAATTTTTGTTTTCTGATTTTTTCAATTTCACAATTAGACCAAACAAAAATAGCTCAGGACTTCCTGAGCTATTTTTGCAACTTTATTTGAGCAACGTTCGATGAGCTTCTTAAGAACTTGCTCTGTCTTGGTCAAGACTAAATAAAGCAATACTAAAGTGAATATATTTTGCACGTTTTTCACCTCCTTACTGGAAGCTAGTCAACTTCCTTAGATGTGCACATCACGTGCGTTTTTATTTTACCAAATTTATGCCATTATGGTATACTTAATTTACTAAAGTGATATGTTCTGTACGTTCACATCACGTGCCGCAAGTTTGGTCACTTGCAACATATAATAGCGATCCCAACAGGATCGCTTTTTTATTTTAAAATTTTATACAAAAACAGCCCAAGATTTTTTTGGGCTGCTTTACTGTAACTTTACTTAAATAATTTCAGTAATTTATCTAAAATATCGTTAAAGACACTTAAGATATTTTCCGTCTTAGCAAAAAGAAAGCACAGTAGAATAAGTAATACAAACTCATGCACGATAATCACCTCCTTAAAGAGAAGTTGACTAAACTTCTCAAGATGATGCACAGAGCATGCTTAATCAATTTACCAGATTTGCTTATCTATGGTATAATTTTGTAAGAATAAGTAATATATTTCGTCATGTACGGAACACAGCGTGCATGCAAGTTTGACCACTTGCAAGCCAGCTGAGCAGTCTTTATAGACTGCTTTTTTTATATTCGGATTTCTCAATCATTAAGAAGATAAAAATGTAAGTATAGCGATAAGTACTTATTTATATTACTAAATACAAAACTGCACAAAAAAAGAAGTCTTATAGACTTCTTTTTGAATAAATGAGTACGTTTTTTATTAGAATAATACTTTATAATTGTTTCTTAACCTACAGGAGTTTTAGTCATAATATTTTTTAGATTTGAAGTTGGCCAAACATCTGGATGTTGAGTTTCTGTTACACTTTTAACACTACATATTCTTAGTACCTAACCATCTACTTTAAATAAATGTGAGTATCCCAGTTTTCTATATCCTTTGATACTGTGTAGTTTTATTTTTTAATAAGAATGGTAAGATATAGTTTTTATACTATGTGTATTTACTTTGCTGGAATTATTAATAGCTAAGTCAGAAGCACCCATTAAAAATAATATTGGAGAAATATTTATGAACAATTCTATTTTTTATATATTATTAATTATCGGGATAACAATTTCTGTATATCGAAAACACATGCCTGATAATAATTATACAAAATATGCAGAATATTTAACTTATGCATTATTAACCATACTGCTTATTACTCAATTTATATTTATAATATTTTTTAATAAACTTTTTCTGCTTAATAATAGTTTATATGATATTATCTTGGCCATAATCCTACTAATATTAGCATGCGTATTTAAGCTTACTAATACTAAAAATAAGTATTCTAAACTTTTACATGAATTATCTAATCAATTTATTATAGTTGCGGTTATGCTGCTACTTGATGGCAATGCCGTACCGTTACTTAACTAAAACTGTTTAATTCTTAGGGCTAATTGTATACTTACAACACAAAAAAGAGTGAGTAAAAATAATTACTCACCCTTTATTTAATTTGCTAATAAGTTACTCGGATATTTACCAATCAAGAGTACTGGTGTTTCAGATAAATCATCATGCTTTAAAAACTGTTTTAATTGCTTAATTGAAGTATCAGCTATTTGCTTATTCTTGCCAGTTAATCCACTAGCTAACGTTTGAGCTTGTTCTAATAAAGCTGACGTAGGCTTATTATTGTCTTTAGCATCTATTGCACTTAGTTCAGCATTAATTAGCGGCTGCAAATCCTTATTAGATAAATTTTTGTTATAAATTCCGTTTATATAAGTTGTATAACCCTTGTATTTACCATTCTTGGAAACCAAATCAACTGATATTCCGTTTTTAACCTTTGTTAATTTTTTCACTTTAAACAGTGTATGTTGTTTCAAAATTTTTTCAAGTACCTTTTTAGTATAAGGCTTGCCACCTTTAGCTGCCGTATTTTTATAAAGTGCACCCTTATTGCTATTCGGTAATTCAAAAACATACCCAGCCTCAGCTAATTTTTTAGTCCAAGCTTTACTAGATAAACTGCTATTCGATACTAACTGTGCCGATACTTGGCTTTTACTTGTTAGATTAGCAATTGATAAGGTAGTCGTCATTAACAATGTGGTCAATATCAGTTTAAATGATTTTTTCATTTTAGTACCCTCACTCAAAAATATTTATAGATATATAATACCACTTATTTTGAAAGCGATTACCAAAATAATAAGATCATTCATCCCACCAATAACATAACAATCCCCTAATGAAAAATCTGTGTAATACCGATGCCTAATTGATGATCGCTCAGTTTTGGTGTCAATAATTCCCGATACAATTTCCGGCCGGCTGGCGATAATTGCTGTTTAATAGCAAGCGGCGTTAAACTACTCTTCATACTCGCAGCAATACTAGGTAAATATTCTTGTCTTTCTAACCGCTTTTTAGCAAGTGAAATAATCTCATATTCATCCATGCTCAAATTACTAGCCAAACTAGAATTAACTTTAGCCAATAAGTCAGCTGCTGCTTTTTTAGAGCCCATGATTAAACCACAGCTTTCATTCACACAAAAAATCCAATTCGTTATTTTCACAATATTATACAACGAAGATAATCAACTGGGTTTACGTATTAAAAAAAGAATTGAGTATCCACTCAATTCTAAGAAATATTTATTGCTGACGTGGCCGTGAAATCAAATACATCATCAGCGGCAAAATACAAAAGCCAAAAATCATGGCAACAATCGCCAGCCAATTAATACCAATCACGCGGCTATTAACTACGATTCCAAATTGTTCACGCCAATTATACTCGGCTAATAAAAAGATGACCAATAACACTGCAATCACCGGAATGATTAGATCAGTCCACACATTTTTATCAGCAGCCAAAATCTGCTCCTTGCTTTTACCATAATAAAACCGAATAACAGATAGCGGCACAACTGTAAATTCCAAAAAGCGGACAATTGCGCTCAACGTAATCAAATTTGTCATATTGTACTGAAAAGCCAAAGGAATCAAAACTGCCAATACAGCAGAAATAGAATACGTTCTGACGGGAAAGTTCCTTTTAGTCCGCTGCGTTAACTTTGGCGAGACCTGATGTTCCCGTGCCATTGCTTCCAAAATTCGCGGTGTGCTAAAGCTATAGGCAAAGTTGAGTCCCAACATCGAGATCAGTGCACCTACCAAGATTATATCGCGCAAAATTTCATTATTAAAAATTGCCGCTAAGGCTATCACTTGGTTAGTCTTAATCAACGCAGTAGGATTTAACTTCAAAGCAACTGTCAAGACGCCAATATAAACTACGGCAACTGCCAAGATTGCTAACGGAATTGCCCGCGGGAGATTTTTTTCAGGATTCTCCATGTCTTCTGCACCAGAAGCAACAGATTCAAAGCCAGTAAAAGCATAAAATGCGGAAACCACCGCCATGACCATGCCGCTTGTTGTCAAAGTTGGAATTACAGTATAACCATGAACAGTAACTTGATCCACAGCACTTAACCGATGCGACACCCCTGTTACCAATAATACAACGACACCCGCAGCAATTATTAGGACCAGCGTTAACAATTTACCAATTGTTGCCAAATTCATTACCCGCTTAATAATTTTTTGGCCAAATAAGTTAACAATCGTCACTAATAGTAATAAGGCCAGCAATCCTAACGTAACGTTACCTACATTGTTGGGATCACCACCACAAATCGAAATCGTTGATTTAGTAATCCCAACAGAGGCTACACCCCAAACAGCACTGGTC contains these protein-coding regions:
- a CDS encoding APC family permease; amino-acid sequence: MKNKKAGDKLGFSAMVFLAINMMIGSGIFLTPGSVVKQAGSKTLLVYLAAALVATVLAMSFAAAAKYVNKAGASYAYSKAAFGPKFGFYIGTTCYFATSAVWGVASVGITKSTISICGGDPNNVGNVTLGLLALLLLVTIVNLFGQKIIKRVMNLATIGKLLTLVLIIAAGVVVLLVTGVSHRLSAVDQVTVHGYTVIPTLTTSGMVMAVVSAFYAFTGFESVASGAEDMENPEKNLPRAIPLAILAVAVVYIGVLTVALKLNPTALIKTNQVIALAAIFNNEILRDIILVGALISMLGLNFAYSFSTPRILEAMAREHQVSPKLTQRTKRNFPVRTYSISAVLAVLIPLAFQYNMTNLITLSAIVRFLEFTVVPLSVIRFYYGKSKEQILAADKNVWTDLIIPVIAVLLVIFLLAEYNWREQFGIVVNSRVIGINWLAIVAMIFGFCILPLMMYLISRPRQQ
- a CDS encoding bacteriocin immunity protein; protein product: MGSKKAAADLLAKVNSSLASNLSMDEYEIISLAKKRLERQEYLPSIAASMKSSLTPLAIKQQLSPAGRKLYRELLTPKLSDHQLGIGITQIFH
- a CDS encoding FIVAR domain-containing protein, whose product is MKLSKKIIVGSLAGILALGTGIPLSNQNISPVAAATTTNTNTLKLAHGAYVYNKKGQRLAKYRGSRYNTHLRKGTNVRYTGSIQPIEKDSKQYYLLNDDNYNQSWLPYKKIKGKYYYNIGHGGYINAANVNEINGQPLYVASTTVTIHDKNKYDNFPKKGLYVGSGSDRILIKTGQKITVDRTSTIPTGNSTSVAYRIAGTTDTFVITKFVKNKPRQKLAIYTIDTYVGLKQNSNAYSISSILKPKITNKNVILAKNENLPVIRKIYVWVPKDNKAELFYRLNYYSPEESINYENAIQNQLFYVKAADAIYLSGPQLTPANTPEEAQADAKIATAADKQDLQKLIDQEKTITASSNYKNEDYVNTYKAQYDEALKQAKAVNSSTSVSITEVKEAVWYLTTQQQALLNATKPVNGRVEETMPVN